From Wyeomyia smithii strain HCP4-BCI-WySm-NY-G18 unplaced genomic scaffold, ASM2978416v1 HiC_scaffold_29, whole genome shotgun sequence, a single genomic window includes:
- the LOC129733754 gene encoding uncharacterized protein LOC129733754, with product MGLQVAANSNGSNKRKYEAVSAAANADECKDNDDIVDGQEASTDEASASKQPRLDDTVEQETTQLKIVESSTTNSSNNAMTIPAEPTMGEETTATVQINSPLILPLATPAEDSIAKLEAVVIPGEANWNCEPIVDPISKLQAVAVPGEAWGSDSTRSTLATTLLAADDLDDDDDDFEDEFDDDETILPSYSPIRYPCSPNRGGYIPAYPKPGYFPEPYQNCSRTNSANNGAQQYANRGYGWSQHGYYSPPYEAPSSQQTIRCAENGKSYFELGSANYSSVNQFGAPPRHLKRCCDGRNMSCNNKQCYKERRLKMMNLSMFKLARFRQASDQSLYRSVLICNTLKSIEREIDHENKEFSHQQHLQQQQHTHHYHTPPPHHLHHTHHQHPPPPPPSSSPSSDSTEYGNGPTYNNCRVAFSDKQSQPSPKFSEIGNGGSTNYSRLQGSNTTTQSSSTYGNGTSCAAEQQQSTTITTQLSSYDQQQPQQHGSLSTASATTAPSPHHHHHHPLKDPHSGRATPFPSGTGGALAGNGYHDSDSGFGDDDCTRPINWGSVLSLSSQSALDPLNNNDLFVTSPSVAVSVVNDSHHTASATVLANNDNCDSNSSLVLSQSTTSTSCLASSETDDVSVSSVNNSDSSSESNHPHPLDSTNAVSSSGTSSSATTTLTSLTTLTTTSHCDLNLTTLTTSPSPLLSSCASALQYHTSTTGSSWDLAYLDMDLGTTHELYDMFPNCYKITSFNSDVDMLGLKSPMLEPSKVVCDNDMDSFTTHIMVGS from the coding sequence ATGGGTCTTCAAGTGGCAGCCAACAGTAACGGTAGTAATAAGCGCAAATATGAAGCTGTAAGCGCTGCAGCCAATGCGGATGAGTGTAAAGACAATGACGACATCGTTGATGGCCAAGAAGCGTCAACGGATGAAGCAAGTGCGAGTAAGCAACCCCGGCTAGACGACACAGTCGAGCAAGAAACAACGCAGCTGAAGATAGTAGAGTCCTCCACAACGAACAGTAGTAACAACGCCATGACGATTCCAGCAGAGCCTACAATGGGCGAAGAAACGACTGCCACGGTTCAAATCAACAGTCCTCTGATATTACCGCTGGCAACACCCGCAGAGGACAGCATAGCCAAGCTGGAGGCGGTCGTTATTCCCGGAGAAGCAAACTGGAACTGTGAACCAATTGTCGATCCTATTAGTAAGCTTCAAGCCGTAGCAGTTCCTGGTGAAGCTTGGGGATCAGATAGCACGCGATCAACATTGGCTACTACTTTGCTGGCAGCAGATGACCTggatgacgatgacgacgatTTTGAGGATGAATTCGATGACGACGAAACGATATTACCTAGTTATTCACCTATTCGTTATCCATGTTCCCCGAATCGGGGCGGTTACATACCAGCTTATCCTAAACCTGGATACTTTCCAGAGCCATACCAGAATTGTTCCCGGACAAACTCAGCAAACAATGGTGCTCAGCAATATGCAAACCGAGGTTATGGCTGGAGTCAGCATGGCTACTATTCTCCACCATATGAAGCACCTTCCTCTCAGCAAACAATCCGTTGCGCAGAAAACGGAAAGTCATACTTCGAGTTGGGCAGCGCAAATTACAGTAGCGTTAATCAGTTTGGCGCTCCACCGAGGCACCTGAAGCGATGTTGTGATGGTCGCAATATGTCGTGCAATAATAAGCAGTGCTATAAGGAACGTCGCTTGAAGATGATGAATCTCTCCATGTTCAAGCTGGCGAGGTTCCGTCAAGCTTCCGATCAGTCACTGTACAGATCAGTGCTAATATGCAACACGCTTAAATCTATCGAACGTGAAATTGATCACGAGAACAAGGAATTCAGCCACCAGCAGCACTTACAGCAGCAACAGCATACGCATCATTATCACACACCTCCACCGCACCACCTGCATCATACTCATCATCAACAcccgccaccaccaccaccatctTCGTCGCCATCTTCCGACTCCACGGAATATGGAAACGGCCCTACGTACAACAACTGTCGGGTCGCATTTTCTGATAAACAGTCGCAACCATCTCCTAAGTTTAGTGAAATCGGCAATGGTGGCAGCACTAACTATAGTAGACTTCAAGGCAGCAATACAACGACGCAGTCGTCTTCAACGTATGGCAATGGTACGAGCTGTGCCGCCGAACAGCAGCAATCGACCACTATAACTACGCAATTATCGTCCTACGACCAGCAACAACCGCAGCAACATGGCTCCCTAAGTACTGCGTCTGCAACAACCGCACCGAGTccacatcatcatcatcatcatccttTAAAAGATCCGCACTCTGGTCGGGCAACTCCTTTCCCGTCTGGTACTGGTGGTGCTCTGGCCGGTAACGGCTACCACGACAGTGATTCTGGCTTCGGTGACGACGACTGTACCCGCCCAATCAACTGGGGATCGGTGCTAAGCTTGTCCTCACAATCGGCATTAGATCCGCTGAACAACAACGACCTTTTTGTAACCTCTCCGAGTGTCGCGGTCAGCGTTGTAAACGACAGCCATCACACCGCCAGCGCGACGGTACTAGCTAATAACGATAATTGTGATAGTAATAGTAGTTTAGTGTTAAGTCAATCCACGACGTCAACCTCCTGCCTAGCTAGCAGCGAAACCGACGACGTTTCCGTTAGTAGTGTAAACAATAGTGATAGCAGTAGCGAAAGCAATCATCCCCATCCGTTGGATAGTACTAATGCGGTTAGTTCCTCCGGCACTAGCTCTTCTGCCACCACAACCTTGACCTCTCTGACTACCCTAACCACTACCAGTCATTGTGATCTTAATCTTACGACACTCACCACTTCGCCCTCTCCTTTACTATCTTCCTGCGCTTCCGCTCTCCAATACCATACCAGCACCACCGGTTCTAGCTGGGATCTGGCATATCTGGACATGGATCTCGGCACTACGCACGAGTTATACGACATGTTTCCAAACTGCTACAAAATAACCTCGTTCAACTCCGATGTCGATATGCTTGGCCTGAAATCACCCATGCTAGAACCGAGCAAGGTAGTCTGTGATAACGATATGGATTCGTTTACAACCCACATCATGGTTGGAAGTTAG